The stretch of DNA CGCTTGTTAATCGATGCGGTATCATCTGCAAAATTTATCTCAACTGCTGAGACAGAACAACTAATCAATAAGATAAAAAAATTAACGAGTGAGAAGCAAGCTACATTACTGAAAAATACGATCTTGTTTTCGGAAAATGTGAAAAATGAGAACCAACAGAATAAATACTCCATTCATGAACTACATACAGCCATATCCAACTTTCGTATGATTACCTTTCAATATGGAAAATATAACTTAAGTAAAAAATTCGAGTTTAATAGAAACGGAGAGTTTTACTTTGTTAAGCCCTATGCCCTTGTCTGGAGTAATGATTTTTATTACTTAATCGGTGAATTTTCCCCAACAGGAGAAATTCGTCATTACCGTGTTGATAGGATGAGGAATGTGTCTTCAACCAGTGAATTCTTTGTTCCTAATCCAGATTTTAACGTCACTAAATATACGGAGAAGCTTTATTTTATGTATTCCGGTGAAGAATCATTAATTGAAATTGAGTTTGATAATCACCTAATTAACGTAGTGATTGATCGTTTTGGACGCGGTATACATATTCGCCCCGTTAATGAAAACTCATTCCGGGTATCCACACAAGCGATTATCAGTGATGGTTTAGTCAGATGGCTTTTGACATGGGGGAGCGATGCAAGAGTTATTACTCCATCACCTCTCATCGAGAGAATGAGGACAGAAGCAGAAAAATTATATCAAGCCTACCAAAAACACTTGCATGCATAGCAAGTGTTTTTTATTACGTCTACCCATACCGAAAAAGGGAAGGGTTAGTTGGGAGAAATAGTATATTATAAGATTATTACTGGTCGGGGGTGGAAATTATGGAATTAATTACAAAGAAGGAATTATTAAAAGAATTTGAAGTAGAAGCAAGTTTTTATAATGTGAGAATCAATGACCTTCTATTTGAATGCAGGAGTCAGGCAAGAATCAAGCGAAAAGGTACATTGAAAGAGGAGTACGATGCCGTTTTGGTTCTTTGTAATCCGGGTTCTTGTAAGTCAAGCTTAAGTCCTCAAGAGTTAGACCCTCGAATAGAGAGAATTCCTTTTGTTCTTGCGCAATCTGACCAGACACAAGAGCAAATCATGAGACTGATGGAATTGCGGCAATGGGATCAAGTAAATATGATTAATCTTTCAGATATATGTTCGGGAAATATAGATGATTTTCAAAGTAAATTAGCAATTGCAAAGAAAGCTCTATTTACCTGCCACTCTATATTTTCTAAAGAACGAAGAGATGAGTTATTGTCTGTAATTCAATTAAATAAAGGTCCCGTGATTGCTGGCTGGGGAGTGAGGAAATTTATGAAAATGGAGATTACACAAATCCTATTAAGCGATTCATTTAAAGAGATAAAAGGATGGAATCATTCTACCTACCCTTATTACTATCACCCTAATTTACGACTTTCTGAAAAAAACAAAGAATGGCTCATTACAATGAATGAAATTTTGAAGGAAGCTTAACCCACCCAACCCTAATATGGGTAGGGTGAAAAATTATTTGTATGTAAAATGACTGATAGAGTAAAGAAAAACTAATAAGGAGCGAAGAGCATGAGCCAAAATCTTACTTTTTCCTATTCCTTCAGATCCTAGTTTAGAAGGGTTGGCGGATGTTGTTTTTGAAACAGCCGGTGCAAGTAAAGCCACTGCTTCGACGTTCCATTATTGCGCTCCAGGTGGATGTCTTGTTCAGGTAGGATGGCCAGGTGGAAATATTGTTGAAATGAATATAGCAACATTTTTGGATAGGGAATTAGATTATGTTGCTGTCAACAGATATGCAAACTCGTTTCCAACAGCCATTAAGTGGATTTCCGACGGAAGGATAAATGTAAAAGATCTGATTACAGGCAGATTCTCACTGGATGAAATTTCTGAGGCCTTTGAATACTCAAGTAATAACCCAGATAAGGTTATAAAAACGATTGTCATTAATGATTAACTAAACAAATCTTTTCAAGTACTAAGGGATGGACTTTGTAATCCCTATCAAACTCCCTTATTGTATACCTTTCTGCTGAATAGTGACAAATTACGAGTGGTCACAGGCAATTTTTTAATATAAAAAACAAAAAAACACCATAAATGTTATTATATAACTATTTGTGAGTGTTTTTTTATGCGTTGAAGAAAAGTAATATACACTTAATGTTATTTTTAAAAGTTATCTGGAAATATTAAAATGTTTACTAATATAGTATTTTAATGATAATATTTATTTTGCTGAATCTTATTTTTAAGAGCGGGGGACCCACTGTATGTTTGCGGATATTTCTGCTATTGGTGAATTCCTAAAAAGAAGGGGCTCAATGTTTCCCATAGTCCTAACCTGAAAGCTAACCTCGTAAGCAATTGAGAGGAAACAGTCTGATAGAATAGTAATTCGGCACTAGCCGTTTATTTGTGTAATATATCGAATCAATTGTTTCCCTTACCTAGGAAATTCGTCTAGATAAAAAAAACAACCAGAAGGTGGGGTATGCTATGAAAAAGATAAAAGTAAGTTTAGCGGTACAAATTTTTATCGGTCTAGTATTAGGAATTATTGTCGGTGGGATATTCTATGGAAGTGAAAGTGCACAGAGCGTCTTGCAGCCATTTGGTGATCTTTTTATCCGATTAATTAAAATGATTGTAGTACCAATTGTCCTTTCTACTATTATCGTTGCAATCGCTGGTGTTGGTGATTTGAAATCTGTTGGTAAATTAGGTGCTAAATCACTTACTTATTTTATCGGCATGACATTGTTAGCAATAGCTGTCGGACTTATATCAGCCAATATCTTTCAACCTGGTGTAGGACTAAATATGGATAAGCTAGAGCGAAGTGATATTTCAGGATATGTACACACAACAGAGGAACAGGAAGGAAATTCTATTATCGAAACACTTCTTCATATTGTTCCTACAAATCCGGTTCAAGCCATGGTAGAAGGCGATATGCTAGCGGTTATTTTCTTTGCCGTTGTATTGGGTCTTGGTATTGCAGCCATTGGGGAAAAAGGAAAGCCGGTTTTGCGCGTATTTGAAGGTGTGGCAAGTGCCATGTTTTATGTGACAAACTTATTTATGAAATATGCTCCAATCGGGGTCTTTGCTTTAATCGGTGTAACGATTTCTAAATATGGTTTTGCATCACTTCTGCCATTAGGAAAGTTAGCCCTTACGGTTTATGGAACCATGATCTTCTTTGTCGTTGTGGTTTTAGGCTTGATGGCTAAAATCGTTGGATTCAGTATCTTTAAATTAGTAAGCATGCTCAAAGAAGAGTTAATCTTGGCTTTTTCAACAGCAAGTTCCGAAACCGTTCTTCCGAAAATAATGGACAAAATGGAACAAGCAGGAAGTCCAAAACACATTGCGTCATTTGTTATTCCAACAGGTTACTCTTTTAATTTGGATGGTTCTGTTTTATATCAAGCAATTGCATCTTTATTTATTGCCCAAATGTATGGTATTGAACTGAGCATTGTACAACAAATTACACTAATGTTAGTTTTGATGGTAACATCTAAAGGGATGGCAGGAGTTCCTGGGGTATCTTTTGTGGTTTTATTAGCTACATTTAGTACAATGGGGTTACCTGCTGAAGGTTTAGCATTTATAGCTGGTATTGACCGGATTTTAGATATGGGACGTACAGTGGTCAACGTGATAGGAAATTCATTGGCAGCGATTGTTGTCGCTAAATGGGAAGGTCAATTTAACCCTCCAGTTGTGGCCAAGAATATGAAAACCCAAAAAGCTTCATAATACAAAAAACACTCACAAATGTTGATAAACAACGCTTGTGAGTGTTTTTTTGTTTAGACGTATTTGATCATAAGATTGGCAGTTCTACTTTGCCAACGTGCTTAATTTCTCTTGCTGGCTTAGGATTCTCTTATACGCTAGATTTGCAGAGGAAAGAACAACCAGCCCCAAAATACTCACACTGAAAAAGAACCCCACCCCAGATAAATAGCTAACAGCAAAGTAAACGGCAGCAAATCCAAATATCATAAATAGACTCGTAATCGGGTTGGAAATCGTAATCAGAACTGCATTTTTTAAATGTGTTCTTAGTGGTTGATCAAATTCAACATAGGAAGCCATGATATAGCAAATGATTAGAAAATAAATACAGCTCATAATGATGCTTGAATAAAAAAGAACAGAGGAAAAGCTATTCGTTGTTGATTGTAAAAAGGAGATATTCATATACAAAATCAAACCGATTACGACGATTAGCAAACCTAATTTATTGCTCTTAAAGAACTCGTTTTTATAATAGGACCAAAAGGTTTGGAACACAGGGGGATGGTTTCCTCGGATAAACTGTCTTAATGTCGCTAACATCGCAATCGTTGCTGGAAAGAAGCCAAAAACGACGAATCCACTTAACGTAAAAAGAATCCATAATAGATTAATATAAGCCAGTCTTGCTATCCAATCACAAATGGTATATACAACGTTTGAAAATGAACCTAATTGCATGGTGACCCCTCCTTATCCATAAATATATCATGCATAAATGGTGTAAGTTTCTTTTTTTATCATGAAGTAAAAATTTTATCTAAAAGGTAAAAATAAGGCTTTTAAATTAAATATGAATTGAAATACATTGCTTAAGTAGTAAAAATTTTCTCAATAACGTAAAAATAACGCATTGTTGAAAGCGTTTTCAAAAACTATACTTAACTTAAATCTTGATGAAGGATGAACTTAAGTAAACAGAAGGGGTGAAACGCGTGAACAGCGGAGTAAAGGTCGAATCCGACATGGTGCAAACCACAAAAAGCGAAGTACGCAAAAAGGCGAATAAAAGGCCTTCTTTTAGCGGCTGGAAAGAGGATTTAGCAGGTTATGCATTTATAGGACCCATGTTTATTGGAACTTCTATATTAGTATTATTTCCGATTCTATCATCATTTGTCTTAAGTTTTACCGATTGGAATTTTGTTTCTGGCTATCAAAATGCTAAATTCATAGGTTTTAAAAATTTCTCAAAATTACTTACCAATACATTATTCCTTAAAGGGTTAGTTAATAATGTTCTCTTAATT from Neobacillus sp. CF12 encodes:
- a CDS encoding WYL domain-containing protein; protein product: MESEKRSSNNENAKLNAKQRLLKLQDILKRYTDEENELSLNQIVDMFSQETNRVVGKKAILDDLKELEKSLLFDVTVNHEKEGVEKFYSHQQRLFEVHELRLLIDAVSSAKFISTAETEQLINKIKKLTSEKQATLLKNTILFSENVKNENQQNKYSIHELHTAISNFRMITFQYGKYNLSKKFEFNRNGEFYFVKPYALVWSNDFYYLIGEFSPTGEIRHYRVDRMRNVSSTSEFFVPNPDFNVTKYTEKLYFMYSGEESLIEIEFDNHLINVVIDRFGRGIHIRPVNENSFRVSTQAIISDGLVRWLLTWGSDARVITPSPLIERMRTEAEKLYQAYQKHLHA
- a CDS encoding zinc-binding dehydrogenase, with the translated sequence MADVVFETAGASKATASTFHYCAPGGCLVQVGWPGGNIVEMNIATFLDRELDYVAVNRYANSFPTAIKWISDGRINVKDLITGRFSLDEISEAFEYSSNNPDKVIKTIVIND
- a CDS encoding cation:dicarboxylase symporter family transporter produces the protein MKKIKVSLAVQIFIGLVLGIIVGGIFYGSESAQSVLQPFGDLFIRLIKMIVVPIVLSTIIVAIAGVGDLKSVGKLGAKSLTYFIGMTLLAIAVGLISANIFQPGVGLNMDKLERSDISGYVHTTEEQEGNSIIETLLHIVPTNPVQAMVEGDMLAVIFFAVVLGLGIAAIGEKGKPVLRVFEGVASAMFYVTNLFMKYAPIGVFALIGVTISKYGFASLLPLGKLALTVYGTMIFFVVVVLGLMAKIVGFSIFKLVSMLKEELILAFSTASSETVLPKIMDKMEQAGSPKHIASFVIPTGYSFNLDGSVLYQAIASLFIAQMYGIELSIVQQITLMLVLMVTSKGMAGVPGVSFVVLLATFSTMGLPAEGLAFIAGIDRILDMGRTVVNVIGNSLAAIVVAKWEGQFNPPVVAKNMKTQKAS
- a CDS encoding DUF624 domain-containing protein; translated protein: MQLGSFSNVVYTICDWIARLAYINLLWILFTLSGFVVFGFFPATIAMLATLRQFIRGNHPPVFQTFWSYYKNEFFKSNKLGLLIVVIGLILYMNISFLQSTTNSFSSVLFYSSIIMSCIYFLIICYIMASYVEFDQPLRTHLKNAVLITISNPITSLFMIFGFAAVYFAVSYLSGVGFFFSVSILGLVVLSSANLAYKRILSQQEKLSTLAK